The following DNA comes from Pseudorasbora parva isolate DD20220531a chromosome 8, ASM2467924v1, whole genome shotgun sequence.
TACAGAAAAGCTGAGGAAGTAGAACATGTTATGTTAGTGTGGttgtaaatatatttcattattgATTTGCATACTTGCAGAACAGCACAATCCTAGTCTGCAGCACTGCAAAGTGGGTCTGACTTTCCATCCCTAATAGACCTGTAACTAACAATCATTTAAGATAATTAAGGAGGAGATTATTTTAATGATTGGATAGATTTTTGACAGCGTTCCCTTATGGTTTGCATGTTTTTAACAGCAAGTCTgcagaaaatgttttaatgagTATTTGGCGATGTCACTgtgtaaagaaacactacacACCTCACCCGTTTCACAAATTTGAATTTTTGTAGTATCGTTTATCGCACTTTGAAACAAGATTTTGCCACTTTTGGCCAAAATGCATAAGtagtttttagttgaaaatggtgtCATATAAACCACCAACTCCAAAATATCAAGTCTTCCAACTACTATTTGAATCATGAAAAACATTTGAGGCCTAAAAGCCATTAAtttcttatgcatttgttaccactgttttaattaatttctatgtaaagcactttgaattgccattgggtatgaaatgtgctatacaaataaacttgccttgccttaatttatatttaaaaaaaaaaaaaaaaataataataatatatatatatatatatatatatatatatatatatatatatatatatatatatatatataatttataaaaacaaaactgctGCTAACAAGCCTTCATCAGGGTGTGGGAAAATGTCCCAATGTCcatatccatcctaaatagtatgtgAGATTAGAATAAGTGTGTCCCAAAGCATATACAAATATGTTGAAAAAGAGTGTCAAAAGTCCCGATGGTCTACTGTTTCCAGCGGGTTTATAAAGTGTGGATCTGTGCGCACTCTAAAGGttaatattgcccacaacccattgagCTTTGGAAAAGGATTTGGaagtaaaaagtgtttttaaaaaaatacactaaGAACAATAACTCTATTAGCTTCCACATCAACACAGTAAGGTTCTGTTTATTCTAAGTGTGCACTGCAGTTTTGTCATCTGTTGCTTTAAATGCCCGAGCTCTTTAAAGTAGGGTGGATTCTCAATATTATCTAGGTTgaaatcagttgtgctgcttaattctttttcttttttgttgaatacagaaactttttttatttgaaatagaaatcttttgtaacattgtaaatgttgttagtcacttttgatcaatttaatgcatccttgctgaataataaaaattaaaatcttactgaccataAACTATGAATAGCACTGGAATAAACAACAACACATTACCTTATTGACTATCTTGAAGCCCAGACTTGACAGTGAACCAATGAATGAACGCACATTTTCAAATCTACTGGCCACTTCAGCAATTTTAAGAACACCCCTGTGTTGGAAAAGAGGAACTATGAGGGCTAATCCTAAACACACAATGGTTTTAgattttaaaaacaactttttaaaggaatttttaatataaattatatgagACGATTACCCCATCACAAGGACTCTGTTTGCTTCTGCCAAAAACTCTCCCAGATTTGTCCCCATCAGAGAAAGACAGAAAACAGCAATATCTACTGTAGAATCACGCAGAGGGACCTGTGAAAAAGTAACAAACAGTGCCACCTTTAGTATTTTAGCTGCCTTACAAATCAGTTTTATTACTATAATAACTTACTTTTGCCATGTCACATGCAGTGGCAAGATCACAAACCGGAGCCAAATCGAAAGAGTGTACTTTATTCTTTACACTCCGTGCAATTTTGCAGTCACCACAACCGAAGTCAGCGACAACTAAAGAAGCTGgcctgaaaaaaagaagaaattcaCTGACATTTCGTAACATCCAAAAAGAAAAATTCAAATGATGTACTTTTGAGATCATGGGAGATCATTCCATGTATGACCACTGTGACTGAATTAACAAATTAAACTGTAGTACAGAAAACTATAGTAGCCATGACAAAAATCAtagagctaaaaaaaaaaaaaaccatgcaAAATCCATGCACTACAAAATGTATTGTGTGTTTAATGTGTATTATCTGTTTAAATAttgtataaatattattattaaaaatagtatatataataatatacataaatacatacctaaaaaataatataaatctacATTATAAGAATTAATACTACATAAAAGAATCAACAAAAAGCATGTTCTCTCACTTTTGACAAATGTAGGAAATGATGGAGTCCACAGGGTTTGCGGGCCAGTGCTGAACCTGAGTGGTGTAGCCCTTGTGGTAAACTGCGATGGCCTCCGGGTCCTGCTGAAACATGCGTTTGGCCTCACCACTGGTCGACGTGTAAAGCAGCTCATTGATGTAGCGGAATCGAGCGGCTTCCAACTGCTTCACCATCTTTGTCCTTAAAGCAGTTGAGGGGTCAGGAGCGATTTGCTCTTCATCACTCGCCTTCAACTTCACTTTTGGACCTTTTGGTTCTACTGGTTCCTCTGTGGCTTTATTACTGTCATCAGTAAGACCCGACTTTAAAATGCGACGCAATTTCTCTGCCTGTAATTGTGATTTTTTGGTCATTTTAGAAGGTTTCCCTTTTCCGCCCACTTCATGCAAGACGTTTCCGTTGCTAAGAGAGTGGTCTATTCTGAAAGTTTTATCTGTTTTAAAGTCTTTGCCTTTTTCAACATTGTCCGTGGCAGAGGAAATGCCAATCTTTTCAGGAGATTGTTTCGTTTTTTTGGACTTTTGCTTAAGCACTTTCTTAGATCCGTTGACGTCCTGTGTTTGAACTAAGGGTCCCTTCTTTGCATTGGCGTTATTGGCACCTGTCATTTTTTTGGACTTTTGTTTCTGCACATTCTTATATTCTttgatgtgctgtgtttgaacTAAGGGTTCCTCCTTTGCATTGGTATCGTCGTCACCTGTCGTTTTCGTAAGATATTTGTTCTTACACCGTCTTTTGTTCTTCATCTTGTTCTTCCACTGCTTTCTGCTAAGCTTTGTCTCTGCTTGACTTTCGTTTTCCTTACACTGAGGTCTCACTCCTTTGTCATTTTTATCTTTTCCGGACTCTTGTGACACCTTAGAACCTGCAAACACAAATGTATGTGAAAAAGTCAGTAATGTTCAAGAGGGTGGTGGATAAATAAAATAGCTAATGCATGCTCTCACTTGTTGCTTTTACTGCCTTCTTCATTagcttctgcttcttcttcataGGCGTTTCAGATGAATCTACTTCATCCTGCTTCTTCCCTTCATTGTCAGCATTAGACCTTCTTTTACGCTTTTTGcaccttttcttttttgttgtctGGACTGCAGGAGAGGTGTCTTTCTCCTCGTCACTATCCTCAAAAGATTTCTCAATTTCCCAGTTTGGAACTGACCCCAACCTTTGCAAGGTTTTCATAAGACTTTTTTTACCCACAACCTTATTCTGTTGGCATAAAAGTGGCAGgtgaaatgttttattaaagtgACAGACCTCTGTTAAATAAGGGCCCAAAATCATACCTTGCAGGGGGCTGGAGACACTTTAACATTGTGAGAAGATCCATCTGCTGAGGGAGAATCAGTCCATTCCTCTTCAGCAAACATGATTGCAAGTGCTGTTAATGTCGGATAAACACTGTAAACCGGGGTTATAAGTTAAATCTACAGTTGGAAGAAATTAATTTTCACACCACCCAAAACATTCAACCTATTCCACAACACATTTCAGATTAATTTACGTTTATGCCGTAACGTTACTTACATCTCACTCCCTCTCTCACACGCGCAAAGCACCGACACGTGTTTTTGTGTACATCCGGGTTATGGTGACAACTTCCTTTCTAAACTGGGAAGCTgctgtgtttatttttttacagtctatggtttaaaTCCGCTCAATCGTTCACTAGTAAATGACACGCGGTCCATTACATGGACAAAGAGAATTCGGAAGCTGGTTGCTTCAATTTTAACGAATGAACTGGTTATTACCGTTTGAACCTTTTACGGTCTATGTTTTGAACCATAGAGGATTGAACGGGTTGAACACTTTCGTTTAGTCCTTTAGTTGTAGCGATCGAGCTTTCTATGCGATCGAGACGTCCGAGTCATTTACGCGATTCGGTTCTTTTGAACGGTTCTATTAATGAACCAAAATAATAGCGGTGAACATCATTGTGAACACCGATTCTGTTCACATTTTACACGCGTATAAATGCCGTGCTCTCCCATCATATTTTAAGCAAATTGTGTGTAGTCTCGAATCCCGATCCTCAAAAAATGTGAGGTCTCGATGAAGTTATGGCAATAGTTCACATTTGTTACAGATTTTCCTCCAGATGGCGCTGTTCGTTTTTATTTCACCCACGTTGATTCCATTGTTttttgtgggtttttttttttttacatctatGGGTTTATGAAACAGTACTccaaagggaaagttcacccaaatgaaaaatctgtcatttcaCCCTCTAAttattccaaacctgtttgaatttctttcttctgctgaacacaaatttTTGTAACCAGTTGATGGGTTGATTgtattaaaatatcttaaaatatgccagtgtcattgttttgtctcaagcaCACCAGGAATGTTTTTCCTAAGGAATGTTTATAAAACTATGAActataaaaactatatataatatagatattacttatatatatattttttttttagttaagccctgtctgtgaaacttgGCCTAATATTTTCAACCGGCAATCAACTATTCGGCAATCAACTAAATAAAATGCgtttaatacttttaaaaaataaaaaataaagggtATGGTTATCATTCACGTGGTTCCTGTTACTTATCTCAGCGCTGGTCAGAATGATCCTGTCATTTGCAGTTATGTGCAGAAGGATTTTTACGGATTATTTAATGTAACGATGATTTCGAATATTAATTTGAACAACTACACGGTTTAGTGCGCAAATACCCTTACAGAATGAATGCGGCGCTGAGTTTTTTGCGGCGCCTGTAAAAAGACACGCTCGCTAGCAACGTTTACCGTTTGATATGTTCACGTTCACACATCCGTTACAGTAGTAGCTTCAAGCGGAAGTGTTTGAGTTTATTATCAACAATGGCGTCGCAGCAGATGAACACCAACAATGCTCAGATGGGCGTTCAGCAACCGGCTGTTTTACAGCAACCGCAAGCTCAACAGCTCAGTCAACAGCAAGATTTTGACCCCGTTCACAGATTCAAAATGTTAATTCCACTGCTTAAAGATAGTTTACAGGTTTGTTTGGTGTATTTCATTGAGCATGCGAGCTACAAGTACTTACTTGTTTGAGACAGAAACTAACTTTCTTTTACAATTGTATGTTTTCAGAATGTCATGACCATTGCTTCATTACATTTTGGGCATAATACGGCTATTGACAACGGCTTAAAAACAACAGAGTAAGATCCCCTTTAAACTCATTGTCTTTTTGTAGGCTATGATTGTCCATTGATAGAAAAacgtggtgtgtgtgtgtgtgtgtgtgtgtgtgtgtgtgtgtgtgtgtgtgtgtgtgtgtgtgtgtgtgtgtgtgtgtgtaaatattaTGGGTGCATAACACATtttcatatattattatttcacCTCAAAATGTAGAAAAGGAGATGATGCAGCTGTTCAGCGTTTTGACAAAAGTTTAGAAGAATTTTATGCTCTCTGTGATCAACTGGAACTCTGCCTGGTAAGaaactgttgtgtttctgtTGTATATTATTCAATTACATTGTATTAAAATGATGATTGTGATTTAAATCATGGCTCAACTTCTTAACGTGAACATCTTTATTTTTCTGCAGCGGCTGGCCCATGAGTGCCTATCACAGAGCATTGACAGCACAAAGCATTCTCCAAATCTCGTACCTACAGCCACCAAGCCAGACACAGTGCAAACCGAGTCTTTGTCTTACTCCCAGTATCTCAGTATGATAAAATCACAGATTTCATGTGCTAAAGATATTCATAATGCTCTTTTAGAGTGTTCAAAAAAGATTGCTGGGAAAGGCCAGGGACCATGTAATTAGTACTGTCAATTCTATTTAGCttccttttttgtgtgttttttgcaTAACTTTGATGCTGATTGAAGAACATATTTGCAGTTCTGTTTGTATATTTACTACTGTGACTAATGTActtatacaattaaaattatAGTATTTTTGAAAGGTTGTGTATATCTTATAATTTACTATTTTCTTTTAacaagctacacacacacacacacacacacacatatatatatatatatatatatatatatatatatatatatatatatatatatatatatatatatatatatatatatgggtccTAGTTTCTAAAGATATATCAACTTCTCACATGATTTAACTGTAATACTGTCACtgtttttttagtattttttatatactgttgtattatttattcatatttttgaatTGGCctttgttttcatattttagttttaatttaattattagtAGTTTATGTAGTTTGCTACATAGCTTTTTTATGTTTAGCGTTAACTTTGTATTTCAGTGTTGGTatttaaacttgttttcattttcatttaaattaatgaGGGTTTTTTTATCAGCAATATTAACTGCTTTGTGGGTTAGTACTTTTACTCTACTCCATGCTTGTCTTTAAGATGCCTGTATCAGGTTTCAATAATAAGAAATCATCTGCAACAAATTGACTAATTGTACAGGAACTGAGTTGTCTGGGTTGTTGACTGCTTATTTTGTTACAGAGCTACATTTTTCCAAATGCAAACAGCAATGAGCAACAGCACAGCCAGTGAGTTGAAGTGCACTATAAGGATTCATCAACCAGGTTAAATTATaaggttttattattttttacactaTATATTTTGAGTCCTTAGCTTAAATGAAATccgttcatcatataaagcgattgagtcttcagaaaatgtggacTAAACCTCgcgattcatatggattagatTCACAAtctatgaactttttgaagcttcAAAGTAGTAGTTGCACAGCtctcaatggagggacagaaggCTCTCagtttacattaaaataatctTCAGTTGTGTTCTGATAATGAACAGTCACACAGGTTTTGAACAACatgggtgagtaattaatggcagaattttaattttgccttaactaaccctttaaagcctaCCTTATTAACTGCATCATATTATAAACAAAATTACCTTAAATGTTTCATGAAAGTACTATTATTACTGTTTACAGTCGAAGTGTCAGATGTAACGCCTGTCCAATTAACTTTGCAAAATATGAACAAAATGACCTTGAATGTGCCTATTTAATTTTTGCATGAAACTATATTAGTAGAAGTATCAGATAATGCCTGCCTTATTAATTTTGCATTACATCATAAGCAACATTTCCTTGAATGTTCCGATTGTATATTCTTTATTATATTAGTTAATGTAAGTGTACATATAATTATGAACTGTATAAGTGTAATTAGTCATTTTTGGATTACTATAATGtaattttaacattttggtTAACCGATTTATCAGTTTTTGTTCCCTTGTTATTACACGTAATTCCACATAATTCCTTTAGCGGCGCTAGAAAATCCTGCGACTGATCGTCAAAGCAAAGAGAAGAAGTTGTTCagggctctgattggtcgtgCCGTTGCTCAGCGGTATTATTATGTTTGTTAACGCAACTGTCAACAAAGTGTAAGTTTTAATTCATAAGTAATATTGTTAAGTGCACTCTCGATGTGaggaatgaaaaacaaaaaggtTAAGCCCTCAAAGGGTGTAAGCAACAGAAAAAAAGGTGAGTTACATTAGTGCTAATGCTAATCCAACAGTCTTTAAAAGAGATTTAAAATCTCGTAACCCTTGTGAGGACAAAAGCTGTGTCTCAAAACATATGGAGCTGACTACTTAGACAGCATGTTTAGGGCAGCGTTTGCCGGACAGTCAGTTTTGAGACAGACTGGtgctttttttgctttttttttcgCGCATTAAACACGAATTAGTTTGTTTGAAATGGCTTCTTGTCATGTATAAACTTCATCTCTTTCTTGATCTCCACACTCTGCAGTGCTCAGTGATGTGTCTCCATCCACCAGTATTCCTCCTCTGGTAGAAGGCCAGCTGAGATGTTTTCTGAGAGTGACAGTGAGTAAAGTGCTGTGGACCATCATCAGACCTCCTCCTGTGACTCTGATCAGGCTCAAATGGTGGGGAGAGTCTTCCAATGGCACCTACTTTAGGCCTAGAGATGGACATGTTGAACAGAAAGGGGTTAAATCAACAGCCCGCTTTCCAATTCGATGTGGACCGAAACAGCTGACGTCTTATTTGACAGGTTAGACTTGGTTGCTATACGGATCCATATATGattgtgtgttttaatggttgATTGTTGGCAGTCCCTTTTTAGAGAAACCTATTTAAAGGGagagttcaccaaaaaatgtaaattctctcatcatttactcaccctcatgccatccCACACATATATCAATTTCTTTCTTCGGATAATCACACAAGATTTTTAGGAATATAGTCAATCTCTCCTCACATATAATGCTAGTGAGTTGGTGTTGTTTGTTTGATGCTTGAAAAACCACATACTGTGATTGTGACAGTAATCCGGATGACCCAGTGTCTTCTGAAGCAAAacaataggtgtgtgtgtgtaaaaaaaatctaatatctAATAAGATAAGCAATCGCTTATCTTTTTATAAACTATTGCTTCTGGTCAGCTGTCAAATGAGCGTTCATGGATGGGATGTTGTGAAACGTGCCATAAGTGTGTCGTGAAGTTCGCGTGAAAAGTAATGTGGAAGCATAAAGGATCAGCATTTCTCGTGCGAACACTTGCTTTTTGAAGCGTGAACCAAATGACACCCATTCACATGTATTATATAAACTCATAAGGATGGATTTCCAATTATCggatttttttctgttaaattaatttgtgtttataTGGAGAAAGAAAACCATAAACATCATGGATGGCATTAGGGTGACtaaatgatgagagaattttaatttttgggtgaaccgtCTCTTTAACTTTACATTGTTACATTAGATTTATTTATCATATGATTCATAACTTAATATAATATTTGATTGTTCACAGATATGGGCTCATTGGTGCTGGATGTTCTTACAAAGGTTGATCATTTGCCTATAGCTCGAGCTCAAATTCCTGGGATTGCCCGGCTCTCTTTGTCTCACTCCATAAATGGATATTTCACACTTGTTTCGCCAACATCAGAAAAACTTGGCGAGCTTCAGGTTGGTGAGATGCTCAGCTGTAAGATTGAGCTCAGCTGACTTTGCATTCATTCAGCCGATCAAATccactgtttgtttgtttgtttgtttttcactcttttttccccctcatttTAAACATGTGTTATTGTTTCACGTGCACTGTAGGTCACGCTTGCACTGGAAGCATTAACAGAAGGATATGACAGCAGTAGTTCAGTCCCCACGACTGATATAAGCCTCGACGCACAGGCCCCTGGAGGAAAGAGTGACCAGAACATGCCTGTATTGCCATCTCTGGATCAGGCTGTCCCGAGTGTGAAGGAGACAGCAGGCAGCAGCTCCGGTCACATGCCCAGGTTTGCTTTTATGTTTTGGATGATTTGATTGTAGAATGAACAGTGTGGAACAAACTAGATCACTGAAATGACATGCTCTTCTGCTACAACAACATTCATCCTTATGACTGATTTCATTTGATAAAAAGAGTTAAGTGAAAAatgtttgaattatttgaaattAAGTTATCATCAGTGTTAATTAAAGaatatagtattattatttgttaataATAGTTCATAGTATTAACAATTACTTAATTAATAAtagtattaattaatatttattttattcttatgtttcttctgtgcttttgtctttgtttttttaagagtttttttatgtcagtacataaatgtattttattttagttagtggccaggtaaaaaaaaaatcctctaatgtttatattttatttcaattcatgaatttttttttttacagattttgCTTTAGTTAACAGCAaaactgttgtttttttctttctctcaatATTCTTGTTTTAGAGGGAAAGATTACTTGTATTTTCAAGAAAGTGGTAATGTCATGCCAGCTGCTTCCACTGGAAAACCTAAACCTGCTTCTGCCCATAATCTCCCAGCAAATAGCCATACACCTGTTGACCTTTTGTCAGGTAAAACACATCTACTTGATTCTCTGaatttaaaacattgcatgGACAATATTGTTGAATGTAGCAAAGGTTTGACTGAAATGCTTTTTATCACAAGTAATTTTTAAGCTTTGGTCAAATTAAAGGATCATCTGCCAATCACTAAATTCATATTACCAAATTCTGCTGATTGACCCTGAGTTCTTCTTTTAAATGTGTTCAGAATAATTAACAATACTGGttagaaatgtttctttagaCATGTTTGCAGCTGTTGTGAAATCTGTTGACAAAAAGACCAGACAGCTCTCATATTTATATTCATGTGACAGTAATTAGTTAATTAATATACTTTAACTATTTGTgatatattttacttttatttatttattttccagtTCTTCTGGAGCGTGGTAGCAAACTCCGAAATGCCATGGTGGTTTCAGCCTTAAAGTCTGACGTGGAGTCAGATGTTCCTCTGAAGGATGTTCCCCTGACCATCTTTAAAGACAACATTGATGCTTTGTATGAACACTTCTGTTTCATTTACATACCATTGAGAAGTCAAAATAGACGATAGTACATTTATGATAAATAGTGTTAAACATCATCTTCCTCCAAAAGGCCAGATAGGCCCTCGTCAGGACAGTTTCTGGAGAACATCCTTCAATCGGACCTCCACCATCCTGCTCAGGATCTTGAAGAACCAAGCCATAATAGAGTCAACACAGAGGACATGGCAGTGGATCTGCTGCTGGGAAGGTAATCAAGGCTAATGTTACCTATAGGTGAAGTGAAGAAAAGGTACATGAAGGAAATCTGGAAATCTTTTTGAGTGAGCTTAATGGTTTTTGTCTGtgtttgcaaaatatacattttaatatttataatggTTTTGTTCCTCAGTGTTAATGGATCTGTACTGCAGTTCTGGGACGGCGAGGGTTCTCTCCCAGATTCTGTTTCTGATCACAGTAGTGTGCTTATGGACAGCGAGCTCAATGACCCTCAATATGATCAGAGTCTTCTGGAGAACCTCTTCTACAAAGCTCCTGTAAGCCATGCAGTGTAACACAAAACACTATTACATAGTTTCCTATAAAGTgcccctattttttttttttttttctttggatattacctttcatgtagtgtgtaatatagctgtttgtgaatgtacaGTAAAAGTTCTGCAGAGTTTCAAAGAGCCTAGTGCGTGATAAATGgagttattgtctcccaaaagaaagatgCGATTCTGGGTTGCCTGATACGAGTTGTCAGTAATTCCAATTTTACTTTCCGTTCATACCTACATAGTTTTTACTCAGGCTTAAATTGATATAGGAAAGCCGACTCCATCGTTACTGTTCATATCACTGTGTTTACAAGTGCTGAGGGAGAGCTTAAATCCAGATATCGTAATGGTTTCTGACACGTGCTGTAAGCAGTAGACCAATCAAAACAGattgggccatctgaccaatcagagagaTGTGTAGACTCTCTGAGGAGGGGTTTAGAGATACGGTTTTAGAGAGAGGGTGTGTCCACATTTTTTGTTCAAAAAATGCTTAGC
Coding sequences within:
- the rrp8 gene encoding ribosomal RNA-processing protein 8 isoform X1, with the translated sequence MFAEEEWTDSPSADGSSHNVKVSPAPCKNKVVGKKSLMKTLQRLGSVPNWEIEKSFEDSDEEKDTSPAVQTTKKKRCKKRKRRSNADNEGKKQDEVDSSETPMKKKQKLMKKAVKATSSKVSQESGKDKNDKGVRPQCKENESQAETKLSRKQWKNKMKNKRRCKNKYLTKTTGDDDTNAKEEPLVQTQHIKEYKNVQKQKSKKMTGANNANAKKGPLVQTQDVNGSKKVLKQKSKKTKQSPEKIGISSATDNVEKGKDFKTDKTFRIDHSLSNGNVLHEVGGKGKPSKMTKKSQLQAEKLRRILKSGLTDDSNKATEEPVEPKGPKVKLKASDEEQIAPDPSTALRTKMVKQLEAARFRYINELLYTSTSGEAKRMFQQDPEAIAVYHKGYTTQVQHWPANPVDSIISYICQKPASLVVADFGCGDCKIARSVKNKVHSFDLAPVCDLATACDMAKVPLRDSTVDIAVFCLSLMGTNLGEFLAEANRVLVMGGVLKIAEVASRFENVRSFIGSLSSLGFKIVNKDTENSHFYSFEFTKTGKAPENAKKAGLQLKPCLYKKR
- the med29 gene encoding mediator of RNA polymerase II transcription subunit 29 is translated as MASQQMNTNNAQMGVQQPAVLQQPQAQQLSQQQDFDPVHRFKMLIPLLKDSLQNVMTIASLHFGHNTAIDNGLKTTEKGDDAAVQRFDKSLEEFYALCDQLELCLRLAHECLSQSIDSTKHSPNLVPTATKPDTVQTESLSYSQYLSMIKSQISCAKDIHNALLECSKKIAGKGQGPCN
- the rrp8 gene encoding ribosomal RNA-processing protein 8 isoform X2 gives rise to the protein MFAEEEWTDSPSADGSSHNVKVSPAPCKNKVVGKKSLMKTLQRLGSVPNWEIEKSFEDSDEEKDTSPAVQTTKKKRCKKRKRRSNADNEGKKQDEVDSSETPMKKKQKLMKKAVKATSSKVSQESGKDKNDKGVRPQCKENESQAETKLSRKQWKNKMKNKRRCKNKYLTKTTGDDDTNAKEEPLVQTQHIKEYKNVQKQKSKKMTGANNANAKKGPLVQTQDVNGSKKVLKQKSKKTKQSPEKIGISSATDNVEKGKDFKTDKTFRIDHSLSNGNVLHEVGGKGKPSKMTKKSQLQAEKLRRILKSGLTDDSNKATEEPVEPKGPKVKLKASDEEQIAPDPSTALRTKMVKQLEAARFRYINELLYTSTSGEAKRMFQQDPEAIAVYHKGYTTQVQHWPANPVDSIISYICQKPASLVVADFGCGDCKIARSVKNKVHSFDLAPVCDLATACDMAKVPLRDSTVDIAVFCLSLMGTNLGEFLAEANRVLVMGGVLKIAEVASRFENVRSFIGSLSSLGFKIVNKLQVY
- the rrp8 gene encoding ribosomal RNA-processing protein 8 isoform X3, whose amino-acid sequence is MFAEEEWTDSPSADGSSHNVKVSPAPCKNKVVGKKSLMKTLQRLGSVPNWEIEKSFEDSDEEKDTSPAVQTTKKKRCKKRKRRSNADNEGKKQDEVDSSETPMKKKQKLMKKAVKATSSKVSQESGKDKNDKGVRPQCKENESQAETKLSRKQWKNKMKNKRRCKNKYLTKTTGDDDTNAKEEPLVQTQHIKEYKNVQKQKSKKMTGANNANAKKGPLVQTQDVNGSKKVLKQKSKKTKQSPEKIGISSATDNVEKGKDFKTDKTFRIDHSLSNGNVLHEVGGKGKPSKMTKKSQLQAEKLRRILKSGLTDDSNKATEEPVEPKGPKVKLKASDEEQIAPDPSTALRTKMVKQLEAARFRYINELLYTSTSGEAKRMFQQDPEAIAVYHKGYTTQVQHWPANPVDSIISYICQKPASLVVADFGCGDCKIARSVKNKVHSFDLAPVCDLATACDMAKVPLRDSTVDIAVFCLSLMGTNLGEFLAEANRVLVMGGVLKIAEVASRFENVRSFIGSLSSLGFKIVNKVY